In Zonotrichia leucophrys gambelii isolate GWCS_2022_RI chromosome 27, RI_Zleu_2.0, whole genome shotgun sequence, the genomic window CCTGACCTTTGTTGAATCTTGCAGTGACTGTGGCTCATTCTTGGCCTCAGCAGCAGTCACTGGCCAGGTGGCCTTGGAGCAGAACCCCAGGGAAGTGACCGTGCGAGAGGGAGATGAAGTCACCTTCCAGTGCAGCTTGGCCAGAGGGTCTGTGATAGGCTACCAGATGTACTGGTACCGTCAGGGCCCACGGGGCTCTCTCAAATTTATCTACAAGGAGGGTGAAATCTTTGGAGAAGGTTTCCAAGATCGCTTTGTGGGATCAGTGGAGAGCTCCAGTttcacactgcagctcctggcagcaacCCCAGGTGATGCAGCAACATATTACTGTGGAGCACAGaccaccctggagcagctctgcagcagagtgAACCAAAAACCAGCAGATGGGGAAGACAGACATGCCAGCATTTctttctggcagctgctgcccagggctcttgTCAGGCAATGGCAGGTGCAGGAAACCTCCCTCTGGCTGGGTGGCACTAAAAGGCACTGGTGGGAGGGCTGCTGGAAAGGCTGGCACCATTGATGGTGCAGGAGGGTCTGTGCTGGGaactgcagaggctgcagtttGGGGAAGTGCAGGGTTAGTGCACCTTGCCTGGGCTCCTGTCCAGCACAGCTTCATTTCTCCTCTTTGCCTTGCCTTGGCTCCCAGCCTTTTTTCCTCAGGGACAGTCAACATGGCTTTGGGAAGTGTGGATTTGGCTTAGCCACACTGACAGCATTCTACAATGAGACAAAGGGTCttgctgggtgaggagagagtgGATGTTGTGCATTCTTCATTCAGTTGAGCTCCCAGCACTGACTTCCCTGGAAACCTTCTGCACAAATCCTTTCATTATGGCCATGGTTCAGTGACATGGATTTTGCAAGGGTACATATTCCGCTTCCTAGGCTGTGGGAAATGAAATTCCTGTAGGCTTATCTGGCTGCTGAAGCCTGAGGTGAATAAAGCATTCAGGacctcagccctgtcccatATCCTCTGTCACCTGGTCCCCATCCCATTCAGCACTGGGCCCACGTTTTCCCAGCCTCGTTTGTCCATGCAGTCTCCTGGCATGTTGTCCTGACTCCTTGCTCACTGGGGAGGAATCCAGgtgggagccaggcagggagggcagcgagcccagcccaggggaacGAGGGACAGCGACAGCGACAGGTAGGGACAGGGACTGGGGCAAGGATGAGCAGGGACATGGGCAGATGCAGATGGGGCAGGAGGTTTTGTCAGCGTGCGGGTTTTGTCACCGTGTGGCACCCAGGAGCACCGGGACAGCGCCCTCGGTCTGCGGGCGCGCCCTGCCCGATCCCTGCGCTCTCCCTCcgcagggctctgggcacagccgAGGCTGCAGGAGGCCGGCGGAGGGCAGCGAGCGCCCGGGGACTCCGTCACCCTCTCCTGCCGTGGATCCGGATTCACCTTCGAGAATCATTATGTTCGGTGGTACCGTCAGGCGCCCAGAGGCAGATTCGAATGGGTGTCCTGGATTAGCCATTACTCATCACAGATTCAGTTTGGGTCAGCAGTGGAAGGTCGAGCCACAGCCTACAGGGACAATTCCCAGTCTGTGGCATCTCTCAGCCTGCACCTCCTTCGTGCCGGGGACACTGCCTGCTACTTCTGTGCTGTTCGCACAGAGACACAAATCCAGCTGAGgctgaacacaaaccacctGTCAgcatcccagctctctgccttggagctggcaggggcCTGTGTTGCCCAGATGTTCAGGGTTGCTGTAGACACAGCACAGAGTTTTCAAATGTTTGATTCTAACAGGGAAATCCTGCCTTTTGCTCTCCACAAATGAGCTCTAACCTTTATGTTTATGTTCTTGGCATGTGTCATGCCAACTCACTTCTCATTCCCCCTAACTGCTTCAGCTTTGAAGCAATTTTCCTGTTTCCCTTGGCTTCCAGTATAACAGGTACCCAGTCCAAAAGGTCGGGTGTGTGAATAGTCCTGTTGTGGTTTTGGGCTCATGTCCTCTCAGTCCAGCCCACAGGTTTTACTGCCTGAGGGGTGAGCAgaggaaatgtggaattctAAAAGGTCATTTGGGAGCTCACTGGGAGAATGTGGAAGGCTGTGTGTGTCTCTCCAAGATCTGAGGTTCTGCAGGGAGACAGAGCTGTTGAGCAGATGGGTTTGCATCTCATGGATCCTGGACATCACAAGAAGAACCACGGGGACATGGTGGAGTAGATTGATTGCTTAAGCTGTTGCTTTTTTGCTTACCCTTatctcctggggctgcaggtggccTTTCTCAGGTGAAGACAGCGGCCTCAGGCCCTACAGTGGGGAAGATCTCTGAATCTGTCTGGCTCACCTGCCACATCTCTGGTGTAGCCATCACCGACAGCAACTACGCGTGGGACTGGATCCGGCAGACTCCTGgcaaagagctgcagcacctggtGATGCAGTATCCTTTCACAGGACTCCAGCACATCGCTGCATCCTTCCAGAGCCGAGtcaacagctctgcagacccCTCCAGGaaccagctgtggctgcatctgctctcaccagcagctgcagacacagccaCCTATTTCTGCAGCATGAGAGATCTTGAAAAGGGCACAGTGCTTGAAACGCAGGCAGCGCCAGGGCAGAATTGGAAGGAGGGGCTTTAATCTAGCCAGATCTTTTGTGGTTGCTGCAAGGCAAGGCTCTTCCCAGACTTCTCAAGACTAGTCTGGGCTGTCTTTTGCAGAAACAGATGCAGAGATGCTACAGCAATAACAACAGCAGTCTCCCACaagcaaaccccaaaccattaACGTGTTGTtaacttcttccttccttctcaaCATCTCCCACAGGCAGAAAGAACCAGGGAAAgagggtgtttttgtttgtgattttttctttttttcaaagaatatGATGGTTTTGCCTTGAGTATGgctaattttcttcatagcagGAATAGAACTATGTTTTGAATCTGTGCTGGAAAGTGTGTTGGTAATTCAGGGATGTTCGAGTTATTGTTGAGCAGTGCTTACATAGAGTCAAGGCCTCTTCTGCTCCTCATTTAACCCACCAGTGTATAGGTACACAAAATCTGGGAGGGAACACAGTTGGTTCAGCTCTGGCTGTCAAGGCTTTATGATACAGAAGTTGAATATCATGAAGGATTTGATCAATGTACAACATCTCTTTCACTCTTTGATCCTCACTCCCAAGGTTTCAGTGGCCCGATGCAAAAAAGAATAATCTGTTTGTCTACTTTGTCCTCTTACCTAAAACACCATGAAGACTTTCTAACATACTAAATGACCCCAGGAACCAGTTCTAAGAGACCAGAGGGCACATTCCTCCTGCTTCTGAGCACTGAAacaaaggggaaagaggggacaCCTTCCAACAAGTcagaagatttttcagaaatgctttcaTATAACATGAAAAGTACtgattctttttctgctttctatcCAGGTTAACTCTCTCAGACTTTTCAGAGCTGTCATGTAATCCCCAAGTTCTCATTTGCAAGTCAACCTCTCTGATATTATCTTATATCCTTTCTTGAAAGCTGTAAGGTGTTTTTTCATGTGGTACGTTGGGTCTGAAACCTCTGAAGAAGTCATGTGACTGCCTGTATAATCCTAAATTCTATGTAGTTGAACAGAGACAGTTTTTACAAGGAAATAGATCACTGTGTACAGGGGCCGGAGTACCACAATGATACAAACAGCATAGGGGCCtgtacaaaaacaaaaagagggggaaaagttgagatattttgggaaagaaaggagatggCTGACTATAatcattaaagagaaaaataaaatattctttctatAATGCCTTTTACCCTTGAAAGATAAAAGAGTTCCAGGGGATTCTAAAAGgtggaagaaagagagaagttgaAAATTCTATACTCAACTGAGCTATTTGAAACCACTGAACAATTcaattaactttttttccctttccagtttTGGAAGTAAATGTACCTCTGGATCCTCTCATGGACTTGCACCCATGgataattagaaaaaatatttggctttCTATCTCATGATTTACAACACTTTTGAACACCATGAGGAAAGAGTGAGTTATTGGAATAAGTCTTAGCACTGTGAGGACAGAGAAGCTTATATTTGGACCAGGGACAACTCTCACAGTTCTACCAAGTAAGtgacattttttttattcctaaaacttcatttaaaattgAGGTGTAGCTGGACAGAGGAGTTTAATGGTTTGGGttcactgaaagaattttcAGCTGCAATAATCCCTTGAATGCACTCgctccccagccaggctttCAAGCCAAACGCTCAGCTTGGATCTGCTCAGGAAGGTTTCCCAGGAACATCTGGGCTCACTCTGCACAGCACCATTATTCCATGATCCCAAaacaccagcagggcactgctTAGCCTGTGATAACTTATTCCCACTTTGGGCAGCACTCTGGCCCAAATTCACTGCCCAGTGTCCAATTCTCCAGCGGGCTTGCACTGACTGACTTGGGGCAGGAATGCAGAGCTCAGTGAGGAGCTCCCAGCATGAGGAGTTTTGAGACAGATCTGTAACTCCTGGCTGGAGAAGTtctggtttgacactggcaccACCACATTGAGAGTGTGCCCAGGTAAGGCATTCCactggcctggggacagagcaggaaggaggTGAAATAGCCTTGGGCTTAAATTCTCACAAGTGCCTCATAGCCAAGAGCTcctggaatgaaagaaaattggCTCCAGGTTGTGTGGGTTCTGAAAAGACCAATGTGGGGAGTAGGGTTTATAAGAAGCCTTAGTTATTCCTATCTTTCTTTCGAATTCCAGGATGTGCAAAAAAGTTATGTCACCCCAAGGAAAGTTATCATTCTGAAGAAAGACCTATCTTTCCATCCTGTttgatgattttcttttcctagccAATGACAGGATATTTTCAGATCTGCACAGAGATCCTGGTATTATCTTTGATGTTACAAGATGCTGGGCCTTAAGTATCAAACTCCCTTTTGAGGCTGCTGAAATACTCAAGAAGTTGAATCCAAAGTTTCCAGGATGTGAGCAACCTCCcccttttggtttttaattccTTTGGGAGATATTAATATGCATTTTAAGGTGTTTACAGCACAAACATTTTCCAATCTTTTGCCAACTCCCCAAATCAAAATGACATAAAAGAACAACCATTAGTGCCACTGCAGGGTACTCCAGGCTTATTCTCAGTCAAGGACAGAGAAGGTTTTCCTTTTGGTACTGTTTGGTTTATTCCAGATTAAACATTCATTAAGAATGCTAAGGCCCATTACTTTCTGGAATAGAGGGCTTCTCCTTTGACTTTGTAAGACAAAAGTAAAGGAGAAGTACAACATTTTGttcaaataaattttcagaACATAAACCACAAATCCCTTCCAGAAACAAGCAGTGGTAGGAATTCATGGCTGTACTGTCAGGGAATGCAAACTAAGGCTCGGGTGAGCCTTAAAGGGTCAGATAAAACAAATCTTCTGCTCTCTGAACTACAGTTGCACTGTGTGCATTATTGCTTGCTGAAgatcctgcccagggagctATTGCAGAGAAGCAGCCTGGTTGTGTTCTGGCTGTTTGGAAAGCCTGGAGAGGAGACCACATGAAAAGCCTTTCAAGGTCTTCTCAGAGAACACAGAATGCACAGGACTGACAGGATCTGGCCAATCATGGTGCAACTGGGAAGGAAATGTGTGGGGGAAGAATAGCAAAGTGAGCCCTTTTTGATTTACCCGTTTTAACTGTGTTACTGCTGCTCTTGTCTTTGGGAATGGAACTCAACTGACCGTGGAGCCAAGTAGGTATCCTTTATACATTACCATTTTCTGAGTTGCTAGTctttcattttccccctttgcaaatattttattccccccaaaatttatGCAGACACTCATTCATGTTTTCCAGTCACTAATTTTACTTTCTATGTGTAATCTTTTGCATGCAGCTAGACAatttatatgtaaaaatattctTGTTCCACTTCTTAGTGTTGCCAAAGAACTTGAACTCCAGTTCAAGTTCTGTCTGCTATCATTCTGAATTTCTTTGAGACATATATCTATCCACTTATTCAGGCTTCTTAATAAGATTGCCATAGTCATTGTTGGGTTAAACTCACACTTAGACTGTCTAAAGTGAAATTAAGTGTCTGTGGAAGTTGGCATACAAGTTCCTAAGACTATCTACTTTgtcagaattaaaaatacaacacTGATAGCAGAGAAGGGAACaaaagcatgaaataaaatcttATGCAACATTTCTATACTAGTTTAATGTTAATAAGCTGTTTAGAGGTTGGATTCAACCAAACTGGTCACCAAGTTAATGTGGTTTATTTCTGTTGGACATCTGGGAGggagagtaaaaaaaaatatagtatTCACTTATGTCTCATGAATATGCAAAGGCAACCCAGATAGAATTGTTATGTTTCGGAATTAAATGGCGGAGAAAGCAGAATAAGTGGAGTCTTGGAGTGGCATTCATCAAAGTTCCCCTTTTGTTTGTAGGTCCATTATAAAATCAAGGGTGCATTTACAAGCACAAGCTTTGGCAAAAGGTAGTTGTGATCCTGTGGGATTAAATCTCCTATTTAGTATTGCCCCATACcaatttctgtctttattttgatCTTTTGGAAGAAGCAGCAAGAAATAAAGACCACAAAAAGTGATTGCTAATGCTACAAATTAGTCACAGATGGAGTACATGTGAATTTTGGGTCACTCAGCACCCAGACAAGCCTGCAGTAAAATCAATCCTGTCCAaaccttgcttttcttttcagacaTTTCCAACACTTCTGACCCTCAAGTCATTGTGATGAAATCAAAGAAACTGGAAGaaggtggcagctctgggaaagcAGCTTGTTTGGCAAGGAACTCCGCTACAAAGAACATCAGATTGGAGATGCCCTCTCAGGAGGTGGTCTATGAACAGAGCCCATCCATTTTGACATCACAGGGGTTGTACAATGCAATTAAAGTGGTCAGGGTGACAAAAGACACAGAGGTGACCTGCACGGCCAAATTCCCCGACCGCACGATAACAGCAGAGCCAGGTACAGTTTGGTGGCACAGCTGTCACTTATTTCTGGAGACAGTGGCCTGTGGGGCCTGGTGTTCTCCTtctgggcagcactgccctgggcagccagcagaaataagaaagacatttgggatttcagcagggagagctgaaaGGTGTTTCAAAACATCTATAAGAAATGgtttcaattaattaattactttgaGATACTTTTCGGGGAAGAAAAGACACAatctatttctttaaaatgtgaatttccttATGATGGAATATTCCAGCTAATAGCAACAAATTTGCAGCACAAGCTGGAACAGcctttttaaaaccaaaaaatgttaAAGGTGGAGTGTGTTGTGAggatttcaaaattaaattaattgttttatttggtGGGATTGCTCTTTTAGTCATGAAGGTCATTCaaatattaaaaccaaaagaatgcacaatttttctttttccggCAGCCGCATGGAGAAATTTTCTCCTCAAATTATTGTTGGAATTATTCCTGACCAGCTGAGGCCAAATCAGTACTTTCCTCCGATGTTTTATGAGAAATATCATCTAAACATTTTTTATATCATTTGTAAAAGGTGGATGTAgtttaaaatgccttttctttatCATGCTAcagaagaggaggatgaagaacCAATAAAAGAGGCCAGTGAGAGGGTTTGCAACAGCACAAACATCTCAGCACAAGGTGAGTTACCCAAACAGGATGTGAAGTTACATTGCTCCCTGGGGGATAAAGGCAGGGAAATGTATTTTCTCCAGGGCAGAGGACTCAGAACACAACACATTCACCAGACACAAGCTGCTGTTCCAAGGTTGCTGTTCCAAGGTTGCTCCCCTGTTGTTGCCATTTTCTCTCACAGTTGTTCctttgctgctcttcctctccctgAAACTCTCACCTGTGGATTTTCCACTTTCTGCCAAGATCACAGCACCAAAACCCAGACCATGATGTCTCCCCTCTTTTCTGGCCGCTGAGCAGATGCTGGAGGGCAGAGAGTGAACATGCtgtccatggctgtgctgggtttgagAGTCCTGCTGGCAAAGAGCATCGCCTTCAATGCCCTCATGAGCATCaagttgtttcttttctgaggtAAGGGAGCTCACAGCTCTCAAACACTGGTTCAGAGGCCCAATTTCATTAAATGTACTTTAAACCTCCTTTTGCTCTTCCAGACATGGGGAACAAACCCAAAGAAGAGCAGGAAAGAACGTGaaccagcagcacaaggggTCTGAACAagcagggccagagctgctgacagaGACCAGCCAGGACACGAGGCAGCACCTTCCCCTGAAGACACGCAACACTCTGCACTCCTGCCTGGCCAGCTGATTTACACTGAAGAGTTTTGAgtgcttttcctgtttcctctCCTCTGAACACTGAGGAGAGTGGGTttatcctcatcctcctgctaAGCAGATCCCCCCACTCTTCTGGCATTTGCACACCAGTGTCCAGCCTGCTTCAGTAGCTTTGAAAACTCCAGTGCTCACTGCAGATAGATGGCCTTTGAAAAGCACCTTTCCCAGGCATGTTGTGTTACTGCCTGTGGaactggagcagcactgctgggggaattccagcccaggaaCTGCCATTTTTAGCTTAGGGTTTTAGATAATTTCAATACCCAAAGTGTGTATTGCAGATAAGAAGAGCTGTGTAGAACCTGAAGTGATTTCATTCATCTAGATAATGTTCATTTCTTGATTAAGCCTGTATTTCTTCTGCCAAATTTATTGCAAGTGCATTTTAGGTTCCTGTAATAGTGACAAAAATAAACTTGTGCGCACAAAAAATACTGtgggttttctgtgttttttcttcaggCACTAGGATGGAATTGCTGAAATCTAACTACCCTAAAAGCCCACTGGGATCAGAAGCACAGCTTTGATATTGTAGATTTCCTGTTGGTTGAATTTGTCTTTTGCAGACTTTGTGCAGGGAAATGTCTCTGGCACAGTCAGGAGCCTCAGTGAGGAGAGTCCTTGCTGAAGGCACAAGGGAGGAAAATGCTCCTGTCAGCAGGGAAGAaaccctgctgctgttttgcactcagggacaggaggaaggGGCCACCAGAAAATAATCTGGGGTGGTTTGATGGAGTGATAGTTTCCATAGAAACTTGGCTCTTGCCTAACAGAGCCCAGCCCACACCTTCCCCAGCTCATGCCCCTCTCACAGGCTACAGGCAGGATGCTGTGGTCACCATTTCTGACTCAGTCACACCAGGCAGCATCAACcctcccctgcttttgcaaacaCAAGGTAACCACATCCTGAAGGGGAGATAAGGCTTTGCTCCCcctgcctgagctcctgcagccctcaagAGAGCCTCTGCCCAGGACACAGCAAGGGCTGCTGCACTGAGCTTGCTCAGCTCACACCCTCAGGCCTGGAGTGCTGAGAAGTCCTTTGAAAAGAAACTTCAGTTCCTGTTCCCCTGGGCtaaggtgaaaaaaaaaccctgactaAAAGTATATAAAGAAAATTCAGCAGACATTTAAAATATCTCAGCagactgggagcagcacagaagaCACACAAAAGATAACGACCATTAATGAACATCAGCTGCAAACACCAGCCCTGGCATGGTCAGAGACACCTGGTCTGGGAAAAGATCGATGAGGGAACCAAGACTGAGAATGAAAATAACATTGAAGGTGTAGTAATCAATAAAATACCAAACACTACAAACTGTGGAACTTGGCAGCAATGAGCATTGAACCAATGAATTTCCCTGGGTTTTGACTGGAGAAGCACAAGAAAACTCCAGTGAAACCGTTGTGGGATAGAAGGATTTTCTCTGTACAATCCGTGCAATGTATggatgaaattatttcacttgCACCTCCTAGCCAGAATAAAGTAATGCCTTGATTCTCTGACATGCAGTGTGGtaagccatcctgctgatcaAGTCAAAATGGTGAGAGCTCTCTCCAGTGGCAGACAACATTAAAGCATCCTGAAAGAATAAAGCTTTCTCCAAGAGGTTACATGGGAAAACACAGTGATGAACACAATGACAATGGGCACCACTAAACACCATTTTGTACCACTGAACCCTCCAGTTTTCTTACACCACATTAAAAATTCAATGTAATAATCATATTCCTGCATCTGCTAGGCATAATCGGACCTATCACTTTTGTGCCCAAAATCCTATGAACTTCCTGACAAAATTAGATCTAACACAAACAGAAACTCAAAAAGTGTATGGTTAATAACCTCACTGTAAGGCAATTTCTCTCTTTGCCTTGTATTTCAGTCAGCAGATATGGACTGAACTAAAGTAATAGGAACCTGATCTTCCCCCTGCAAAACCATTCAGGACTGGGTAGTGCAGACCCCTAGGGAATGTTTGTCTTTCCAAGGACAGCTTTGAAAATAGATGTCAGTTTGGGATTTCTGTAGGTGAGGGCCTTAGTTGATTCCGGGCTATGCCAAAGCATCTGACAATTAGGGAAATTCCTCTCTTGTGACCTGTATTGAAACATTGCCTgcaaggagacagagcagagaCACCACAGCCTTGATTATGTTGGCAACTCTAACGGCACTGGTCACACACTGTTTTGATGGCAGAGCCTCTGGCCATGGGGTTCCACCTGCCTGAGAACACTACTAGATCATCCTTGGGACGATATCTTTCTCTAACACTTGACAGCAGCCACTCCAAGGCTGAGAGTTTCTGTCCTCTCCCCAGTCCCCTTCTCggtgcccacagccctgcacaatATCATCATGGGAAGCTCATATGAGAACAGACACAGGGTTAGGTCCCACAGCCACAGGATCGGCCCAGCAGCATTGGCACCAGTGGCTCCATACCAGATACAACTAATGCTGAGATCAGATTGGTCTGCAGCCCAGTCTGGGCAGATCTGTTCGTATCTCAATGCTTCATGCCCCACACTGCATGCGAAATGAGGCTGTTGTGGTTTTGGAATGGAATTTTCCAATTTAGATTTCCCACTGAACCACTGCAAATCAAGCCTAAGGCTCTTTCACAGGATCACACAAAGTGTGAATATGGAGAGGGCTTCACAGAAAGATGGGACCACGCAGGGTGAGagacagccaggagggcagcaaGAGCTTCAAGCTGTGCTCCTGGTGCCCCACCTCTCCCCCTCAGTGCTGTcacaggcagagggagggaCCAGCGGGGCCTGGGTTctgagagcagtgccagaggcccaggcagggcaggtgtgggCAGAGCTGTTGTGCAGGcgcagagaagctgcagagaggcCACTGAGAGCGGGCCTGGCCATGTGGAGTGCCCTGTGCGTGGGCTTCTTGCCCATTGTAGGTAAGTGCAGGCAAGGGCTGCtggccccaggagctgagcatggccctgggctctgcagggctctgggcagctgtgctgagcgCTTGCAGCCGCAGCTGTGCCCCGGCTCCAGCTGCCCAGCCATGCCTGTGGAGCAcggggagagcagccctgctcctctggtgCCTCTGAGCTGGGCACCTCCGtgccagctgcctgctctgcagcctgggcacacgcagggcacctccctgctgcactcAGATCTCGGGGCCCAGCGCTTGGCCCTGGCACTGGACACTGCTCCTGGGGCACTGCGGcccctctggcacagagcagc contains:
- the LOC135458562 gene encoding M1-specific T cell receptor alpha chain-like, which codes for MRRARAAALVALLVLLIVAVVRAQVQQEPFLETTEGTGINITCSHQKISTNDWIQWYRLLPGQAPVLIALTLKDTKELPGNAGLLLVSVDRSSSSLWLAEPRRGDAAVYYCALGATGRNIEGGWMTEKLIFGPGTTLTVLPNISNTSDPQVIVMKSKKLEEGGSSGKAACLARNSATKNIRLEMPSQEVVYEQSPSILTSQGLYNAIKVVRVTKDTEVTCTAKFPDRTITAEPEEEDEEPIKEASERVCNSTNISAQDAGGQRVNMLSMAVLGLRVLLAKSIAFNALMSIKLFLF